TGAAGGAGGCAGGCTCTGAGTTTATAGGAAATGTAATTCTGAGTAGGATATGATGCTGCTCCTACTTCCTTCCTGCTCCCGCATCACTAGCTTGTGCTTGGTTGTGATGTTTTGGCTCTAAGCCAGGATGTATGTTGGGGGGTCAGTATTAGATTCGGCAGAGTTAGTACTACTGCCTATTGGTGGCATGGGAACAGTGTATGTTGGCTAGGATTGGTCTATCGGTGATTCATAGCCTGTCATTGGATATCATTCACATATCGAACCTTGGCTTAATAGTACTTTCTACAGGTACAGGTTTCCTAGCACCTTTATATGATCCTGCTAGGATGTCGTCCCTGTGGTGCTGGTATCATGTCTCTttatcttctctttctctctctctttttcttttctctttcttatctttcttctttggcttctttattattattattataattgtgtTATTGCCGTattatagttattattattattataagttatAATATAATCAAAATTTTTACAGGTGTTTTTATATAGGAGAggtctggagggagagacaagaaaTCTTTTTGACTGTACGAAGTACACAAACCATCTTTCTTCATCATGGATGATAAGCATGTAAATGACGCTAGTGCTCACAAGAGAATACTCATCGGCAACCTTCACAGTAGCCTCATGCCTGATTCACCAGCCTCTATCTCTCAAGTTATGACACAGTATACTGCCACAGGACCTACAGGAAGCAATAGCCGGACTTCCTCTTCACAATCATCCTCCTTACAATTATCCTTCTTACAGACATCCTCCTTACAGACATCAGAATTTTGTGAGTTATCAACAAAACTTGATAGAGAAAGCTTGATGAAGGTTAATTCCATGCTTGTGCAACCATCTCGGTACTTAGAGGACGTGCCAATCTTTGGAATTGGTGAAGCTGAGGGTGAAGTGCCACACACTGATCTTCCTGTTGCTAATATTGACTTAACAGCGAGAATGTCAATCCTTGGACTTCCCTCAAATTTAGAGGGGAAAGGTGAAACCAGTTCAGGAATTTTGGCCAGTGTAGTAGATGGAGGCGAGTCAAAGGAAACCAAGATGGATTTATTGAATTCTGCTCCATTTTTAGTGAGTGAAGAGGGTGTGATGTTTCAGTGCTTCCCCATTTCTGAAAAGGAAGTGATTATAGTAAGTTTGAATGATAGTTCTTTGATTATAAATGACTCTGTTGCTGGCCATTTGCCTGCTATATCCGAGTCAAATTCTGGAGGCAGTTCATCCCATTTAAGAATATGTCCTCTTAATAATACCTCCACTGAAAGCAAAGTAGGAGATGCAGAGAAGAAAGTGAATATCTCACTAATACAGCCTATGGATGGAGCCATCTCTGGAACTAGCAGTCAAGATGTCACTTCATCAGTTATTCTCTCCAGTAATGAACATGAAAGCAGTTACAACACACCCGCATATGACATGACTCCATCGTCTGTGTTAATGAAGAACTGTGCATCAGGTCACATAAAACATGTAGGAAATACTGTCATTAACTCACTTCCTCACGTTCCAACGAACATTGTACAATGCAGCAATGTGGCTGTAAACCGTAAAGGGAAATTAAATTGCATGGCAGAGGGTGCTAAAGAAAGCTGCCAGAAAGAAACAGAAATAACTCATGCAACAATATATACACCATTCCTGCGAAAACCACGAAATTTGGCTGCAGATTCAGAAGAGCAGATGTCTTCTGCGGGATTCAAATGCTCCATGTGTTCTGATATTCTTCCGTGTGCTGCCACTCTCAGGCACCATTTAGTTAAGCAACATCAGCAAAAAGACATCAAATCATTCCTGGTAAGGCTCACATTGGATTGtgaataacatttaaaaaaaaaaacatttttacttTTAAAAACATCCTTGCTTTGGCATTCAGTGTTACCCATAAACATTTTTCCAAACAGAAAATATGTGGCCACACACTTTGAGTTTTTTTTACTTTCATATCCCCCACTCAATTTACTTATATATAATCCATGCACTGTTAAATCCAGCCCTGGGAGATGTCTTAAAGACACATTCATTAAATACTTGAGAGCTACTTTGCTACACTTCTTTTATGCATTTACGTATACGTACTTGATTATAACTGTACAGTATTTAGCTTTTCTATTCATTTGTGAAATATTAACCTTGTGTAATATGAAAAGGGACAAATCAATTCACAGCCTTAAAATCAATTTGACTGAATATCTGAAAATAACACAAAGTTGTTTCTTGTCTGCTAGTGAATTTTATGTGGCCATTTTCAGATGCAGTTTAGCACACATTTAGTGATTCACAAATATAAACTTCAAAGAATTTACAGGGAAAATGGTTAGAAGTTGAGCTTTACAGCTCCATTCAATATAGAAATAAATAAGTCAATTTAGTCTCTCCAATGACCTTAGAATAAACTGTTTTAGAAGTGAGAATGCTATCAGAGAACCTATTCAGATCACTGCAGTGCACCAATATTTTATATCCTAATTCATATTTTCTTGTTTTAACAGTGTTTCCTGTGCAAGCATGAGTGTTGGAGTGAGAGTCAACAAGATTGGCATCTTCGAGTCCATCATGGCATTAAAAATAAGGCTGTAGCTTGTTTTGTGTGTGGTGCTCAGTTATCTACACCCACCGAGCGCAAAGCTCATGTACGTAAACATCTTGCTACCTTGACATGCCCAAGTTGCTCTCTCAAGTTCTCAGCACAGCATCAGTTGGTTGCACATGTCAAGCAGCACCTCGAGAAACTACGGCCACACTGCTGTCTACTCTGTGGTGCTAGATTCAGTCATGCTGGCACTTTGCAGGTGCACTCGTGGCGGCACAGACCTCAGAAGTGTACCGAGGAAGGGTGTCGGCACGTAACAGAAGATGAGAGCTGGCTTGTAGTTCATCTTCAGAATCAACACACATTAACAGGCAGACAAATCCAAAGTATTATTGCTGTTCGAAATGCTTCTGATCATAATATGGATCTATTATTAGGTAAATACTCATCCTTATATGAAATCCCTTCAACTGGATTGAGTTCATATAATTCTGAAAAATGTTTTACTTCAGATGACTTAAAATCCTCGTCCACTGGAGGTTCTGCTGGCCAGTTAAAGCATGCTGAAAGTGAGAGATTAACCTCATGTTCAGATCAGCAATCTCAGGCCGCAGTGGATGAGGATTGCAATATATTTAAGGATGTTGTGAACTGTTTGGTGGAGACTGTAGCAATTGTTGAAGAGGAGCAGAAGAAAGGCTTGAGAAGAGAAGAGGAGATACTTCAGAAGGTTACAGAGGAAGGACCAACCATGCATCGATGcggtttatgcaatatttatctgCCTTCAGCAGAAGAACTTGCTGCACATAAATCTGGACACAACCAGGTACagtactatatatatttatattggtaCACTACTAATTAATAAACAAGGAAAACACTATGTTCTTAAAATTTAAGGGGCAGCTTCTGAGCTgtcatgaataataataataataatacagtattacctgtattaatattttatttataacaaATATTACCAAAGGTCTGATTATAATGTTTACATAGAAATACCACTAATCATGCACAGGACATTTTATTGCATTGATTCCACAAGGAACATTTAAATCAATCTATTATATATAGCCTCCTCTATTATAGTTGCCAATGAAGTTTCTCGTTGCATCTCCTTGCCTAACTCCATGTTAGCCCTCAGGGTCCCttcgagttgttcaccatatgagtctatttgcttgtttatttcttcaaatttcTTACTCTTCATTTTCCATGCCTCATTATCCTTTACTAGTTCCTTGATGTGTTCCTCCTGCATCCTTACCTTATTAGTCAAGCTGGTAATTTCCTTACCTTGCTGGAAAATACTTCCTTTAAATTACAAAACTCAATCTTGAGACCTTTATTTTCTTGTTCTAATTTAATGACCTTTTCTTCATCATTCTTTAGCATGTCCTTCAATAatcactaacctgccaagaaaaccACCTTTCATTACATCTTGTTGCGAGAAACCTGCAAAACATTCCCTTGATGGGGTACTGTCCTCCCCTgtggtggcggccatctttgttgaCATTCTGTTGTTATGAAAGATCAACTTTTCTAGCCAAGACTTTGCATTCACTAATGCTTATTTCTTATCTCTTAGTTTATTTTCAAATTCCCTTCATGTATACCACTTGCAACCCTCACCCTACTCCCCACAACATAGATCAtttgaattaatttaattaataataataataataataataataatactgtaattaataataaaaataaaataatttgaagtaagagtgtgtgtgtgtgtgttggggtcagtCAGTTGTACCTAATAGACAAGAGTTTCCTAACAAGCCAAATTTTTGTGAAAtattaaattttccaaaatgtttcttatgaaatgatagtttTCATTGTATTGTATATTATTGCAATTTTATGTTATTTGAGTCAAAGCTAACATAGAAATTTTATCAAATGTATCCTAACCTAATACACACACATGTGCGTGTGCACACAAAgttagtaaaattctttgaaaacTGTAGTGAAGTAGTATATCTTTTTTCAGGCAATCATATGTTTGAAATGCCAAAAGTCTTTCCTGAGTGTGAAGCAGCTTAAACGCCACATGACAGTCCATAATTCACAAGAGGGAAGCAAGGATGAAGCAGAGAAACATAGAGGCAAGTTATCTTGAATCGTAAATAGCTATTATAGAATATATGATTAGATAGAGTATTTGTATCTGATGTCAACTTCAGTTTTGCAATTATGTTTTGGTTAGTTGAAATATTCCTTTTGCAAAATATACTTTATTAATTAGCTACAGCATTTTTTACAGTTCCACATGAGTATCGATGTCTAGAGTGTGGGAAAATATGTGCATCTGAATCGGCTCTCAGTCGGCATAGGGGCACACATGCACGTTCTCTTGGGCGACATCAGTGCCAAACCTGCAAACGGCGAGTACGAACTCGCAACCAACTCACTGAGCACATGGCACGTGTTCATAAAGTAAGTAAAAAAGTTGTCGTGTAAATTATATATTACTAAACAGTCATTTACCGAGGCACTGTATAAAAAACTGCCATCATAGGACAACGCCAAGGGTATAGTAAGTGGAGCCTGTGCTATTCTGGTCAATTTCAGTATTGTATTTAAATTCATAGATGGAGAAATGCTAAAAAGTAGAAGATAGATTATAATGACTCGTCCCTTTCTGGGAGCACCTCATTAGCTCCCCTGAGCTTATGTTGTTAGTATATTGAAAACATATTAAACAAAATCCATAAATTTTCTCACAAAACTGGAAAGCAAACATTTCAACAAAGAGTCAAATGGTATATCTGAGAACTTGCTTTTCCAAGATATGAATCCTAAAAAACCTCCATGAAGACCCTGAAGACTGTCAGTAGGACTCATGCACAGACTTACCTAACAGTAGCCTCTGGCATAAAACTGCCATAGTCCTTAATAAAAGCCAACAACAACTTAAACTGCCATAACCTCAGCAGTTTCTTTTTGTCATTTTGGACATCAACTAATAAGCCAAATCAATGCTAAACACACCAGATACTGTATCAATACAAACTACAAAACCATCTTGGGTAGAGCAGATTAACTTTGCCATACCTTCTCATCTTTTAgcccaatctattttttcacATTTTCTCCACCCCATACCTCTTTCCTACCCTCTCTTACCAAATCCTTTGGTCAAGGAATCTGAGCCATTTATTCACCCCAAATCTACATACAGAGTACGGATTAATTTTGGTTAGTCTGAGGTTTGTAATACATTACCATGTTGGTCGCTCTGTGACAACATGAGTTAGACTCTCCATTGTCTTCCTTATCCACCTTTTGCCTTGATAAAACCATTTAGAAATAGCCTTATCAGGGGGAAAGGTTTCAAGAGCCTAGTACTGTATATTGAAATTATCCTGGTGGTCCAAATAACTCGGGATCCTTTTCCTGAGTGTTGCACTATACTCAATGTAAATTTTTTTACCTACATTTCTACTCTCAATGGGAACAATTCTCCAGAGGGTGCCACAGCCCAAGGCTTGAACAAGTTTTATAGTACCAATTATAAACTGTTTCTTTGTGTTAAGATATGTAAATTTGTGAAGTAATTCATAATAGTTAAGGAGAAAAACTGACTAGCAACATAAGTTCCCAATGCAAGATAAGGTTTTCCAATATGGCCACTCAGTGGCTTCTGAAGATGTTTGTTATTCACTTTCCAGACATATATAGTAGTGCTTTAAATATCTAAAGAATGCGGAGAGGGATATTTCCAAATCCAGATACCAGTTTTTTAATTCTGAATTTATTTAATCCCCAGATTAATCATGAATCAAAGAAGCTGCAATGTCCAATGTGTGATAGAAGATTCACGTCAAAAATTCACCTTGAGTCGTAAgtgtattacagtacagtactcagTAATGGGTTTCAATTGCATGTAAAGGAAGAATCTGTCAAATTCCACTTTAATTCATGAAAGAATTTATACCATTAATGTGTATCTTGCACTCAAACTTCATGCGAATATATATTCATTGAATTATAATTAACTCATAATTAAAAGGTATCCATATTCACCCCCCAAAAAAACTCAATGTAACCTCAGGATATCTTTATTCCACTTCTTGTGTGTATCACAGATTGATTTGTGAACCTTATAACATTAATGTATGATATCCTGACACAGTCTCCTTCTTTGATCTTACCCATACATCTttgttgtgtgtatgtatgtatgtttcaaCAATTAAGTTGCACGAGTACTGACTGAGAAGATATTTGAAGTTCTTCTGAAGAGCCGGGTGTCGTGTGTAGCCACTGGGCAAACATCCCTGGTTGGGATGTACAGTTCAAGGGTTAAGAAGTTGTTCGCCAGTGGGAAAAATAGTTGTTTACTGAATATTTCATTAGTGAACACTTTGTTGTGTGTTACACATCTCACTTGTTAAGTAACGTTTTCTTGCTTTCTTTGAGTTTCTtcattttatattaaatttatgctTAACATTTTTTCTTTATAAGGCATTTATTGGCCCATGGGGAACGGGAGCCTCTTTGGTCGTGCGACAAGTGTGACCGGAATTATGTCCGTCCTCGCAGTCTGCAGCGGCACATGGCAATGCACGATCACAAATATGTGTGCAGCACTTGCAATGAATCCTTCAATTCTGCTCATCGTCTGTCCGTCCATTCCAGAATCCATGATCCCTCGCACAAAAAAAGGTGATATAACGGAAAAATAACATGTTCTCTTTGGATAGATGTTGTTGTACAGTATCTTGTTCATGTACAAAGAAACCTCAATACAATATTAGAaacaatatatatttaaaataacaGTGTCCATTATTATCTTTATAACATCTGCACCAGTAATTTttcttcaaactgtgaatacaattATGCATTTTTCAGGTTGTCTTGCCCAAAGTGCCCTCAGCAATATGCATATGAAAGTCAGCTGCAAGTGCATATGCGAATCCACACAGGTGAAAAGCCATATGTGTGTGAAACATGTGGCAAATGCTTCAAGCGTATACAAGTTAGTTGGGTTGTTATTATAATGTACTTGTGTGCAGCTAGAGGTCTGCAATGCTTCTGGTCATACAGTTTGATCAGTCCCAGTTACCGAGGTATGCCCTGCTGTATACCAGGTCAAGCAGCACGCATTTTTGTTAATATCATGCACACAGTTAATTTACCCATAGTTGCAGTTAACAATACCTACAATTAACTACAGTCTATAGCTGAATATCTAAAattaaaaaacccaaaaataaaataataaaataatattcaaAAGAATATTGAAATATTAACGTTGTTATGAACTTTCAAATAATGTTTGGAATCcttaatattttgccgctttatcGCTTTCATTGTCTTTTAATTAGAAATTTATGTCAAGTGTTGACTGTATTGATGCTCTCATCACTGTGGGGCCCATGCATACTTCATACAATTGCCTTGTCAACTTAAATTTCCCCTGCACATGTTCACATTTCACAACTTAAACTGTGCCACAAAAAGTCATTCCTTAAAAGCCCTGCTGTCGCCTGGTGGCAACTGGGAGTGTTGAGGCAACTATTAGTCGAGTTGCTTGGCCTTTTCATTCTTTAATCATAGATGTGTATGGTTTTGTTGTCTTTACTCAACTTTTTGAGCACTTCAGCTTGGTTGTGGGTTGATTTTTGGTCTCCATGTGCTCTTCGTCTCTTTGAGGAGGTAGGCCAAGAAAGACTTGGAAGGAGCCTAATGTTTGTGAGCAGCTGTTTAGAGTCGGTGCTCTCAAAGTCCTGGCCGCTACTGAAGTGCTGCACAGAAGGTGGTGCTCATTGCACTTAATGCTCTACTTTTTTAatctttcctcttgaaaatggtcTTGTCCATATAGTTGCAAGTTCTGTACTATTATGATTATAGGGATAAAGAgtgaatttaattatttaataactCATAAATTCTAAAGTACAGTGTGTATTTCTAAACTGAAAAATAGGAAGGAAAATTGCATATTTTATGATGATTGTAAAATGACTGCATTTATTTTTTCCTCGCCGTAATTCAGCAATGCCATGCGCACCATCGCATGATACATGGAAACCATAAAGAGACTTGTGTTGAGTGTGGAAAGACATTTGGAGACAAGACGAACTTGTTGCGTCACCGCCTTATGGTTCATTATCACCTCAAACGCTGGGTAAGAAAAAAATCAAATTAAGTCTTTTCATATGAATATATCATGTGGAAAaatgtattgtatattattttgtttttagcagACAAAGTGTCAGTATTATCTTCCAGAATTAAGTCCCCTCAAATGGTCCCATAGCCTATATGACCTATTGAGGACTCATGGCAGCCACCACTCCACTTCATGATAGGAACCATTTGCAAGTGACTTGGTCACATATTAAGAGATGGTAGCCAATGGTGAGCCATACTCAAACAACTATTGAGAGAATTAGCTCGCTATTATACAATGGAGCAATTCATAATGCAAACACTTCCTGCAATGAAAATTAGAACTACTGTACCAAGACTACTGTACCAAGCTATAAAATGTACAGAGAACCTTTGTTGCCAGTATAAGTTATGCACTACTGGGATTGTCTTGGAGCACTCTAAGCTATACTCCTTGGAATTGATACAAGATAGATATTAACTATATTCACACACGGTAAATACTGGAAGGTCAGGTTTCAAGCTGGCACAATATTGTTACAACACATTACAGTGTTGTAATATGATGGGTAATGTAAAATAAATCTAGAGTAAAATCAGGGCATCTTGAACACAATTGAAGAACACTGTGAATGCTGTAAGTCCACAATTCTTCGCTTTCCGGccagtaaatatataaaatattgatTGAGCAATAGAGGAGTTATTACACTTGTCTGGTTgtgatggcaaaaaaaaaaaaatcttcattGACCAGGCCTTCACCATGAAAGTATTGCATCAGGCTAAGCTTCAGGGGGTGAAACCTACTTTTTATTaataatttgtgcttgcaggagagGAGTTTGAGAGTTGTGGTTTGTTCTTTTGTATAAAAGAAAACTGGTTTTCTCGGTAGTGCCTTGAGTAACACTTATCACTATTTCCTTTCCCCTAGATATATGACAGGACCACTTGcaaagagccccccccccccctctcattatGAAGAGGAAATTACAGGAATGAGAGTAGTCTGTAAAGTGAGTCCTTGGTGGATCATATAGGAGCGTCTGTGAAAGCATCCGAAGGACATGCTCAGAGAAAAGAATTTCACTGTGCTCAGTTCTTTGGTGTTTCTGTGCAGCAATAAATTGAGTACTGAATCCCTTAGATTTGGTTGACTTGTGGtctaattattaatataattaatgaCATATTACAACTGATAGCATTAGATGTTTAATGTTGGGCTTCTActgcaccaccaggtgtgtggtgtctgTGCACAAAGCTATGCATATTCTCAGGACCTCAGAAATCACCTACAGAAGCAGCATAGCCTCGAATTTGAACGACTCGATGGAACCAACAAAAGATCCCGACATGAGGTAAGTGTGGTCATAGGAAAATACTAATGAaatattgtgtgtgtatgtaatcaCCCAAGTGTATTGTTGTTATAGGATGAGAACTACACTCACAGCCTCTTGTTTTACTTCTGCTCTTTGTCATATAAATTTTTGAAGTTGCTATTGTTTtgacatacctggttgatggggttctgggagttcttctactccccaagcccggcccggggcccagacttgtcttgtgagagtttggtccactaggctgttgcttgaagcggcccgcaggtccacatacccaccacagcccggttggtctggcactccatgAAGGAAACAATCCAGTttcctcttaaagatgtccacggttgttcctgtaatattctgTAATAACATACACTACCTTctaatttaatttatttcatctgtCTACCACATCTCCCTTACTCCACCAAAGTTATCTTCTCTGAGGGGATTAGTGATTCTTCCTCTACAAGTTGACTCCTCTTGTGTTATCGTGCTTCTGGGTAGTGTGGTAGCAAAGTAGTTTAGGCAGTAAGGGGTCGGTGTTTGTCTTGCCGAGATGCTTTTCCTGTGCCTGGCCTTCCTGCTTGTCTGCAGGTGGTTTAGGTGGTCATTATGCCTCACCTCCAAAATTCTCATTGATAATGCTAAAAATAGTTGTAAAAAAGGAAACTGGGATAGGAATTTGTATAATATTTCTTTGGATACTTGTAGTAATGTTAAATCTCTGTGAGTACTTCCTATATTTACATCTTGCAAGATGGCTTAGGTATCATAATTTTTAACTGGTTTTGAATATTAAACAACATGATTAAGATGTCAATCTTCAATGTACAATTGTTAAAAACAATGTGCTTGTTCTGTAAAGAGTATGTGCTTTTTGCAATATTTAAATGTTTCTGAATTAACTATACATATGTTTTGTCCATTAAGCATATGAGTATCACATTCTCAAGCCTCAATTAGATGTATCAATGTTTATCTTTGAACATTATTTCAGGTTTATGTTGTGCCCGAGTTGGGAAGTCAAGACCTGAGTCAAGCTGTTCAAAGAGCAGTAGAAAGTGTATGCGCTCTAGAGCACCGGAAAGTGCAACAAGTTCTATGTAGTACCTCGAGCAGCCTGAAAAAGTCCAGAAAGACCGAAATTGAAAATTCAGAGGATGTTGACAACCCTGATGATCCAGCATTACTTCAT
This genomic window from Procambarus clarkii isolate CNS0578487 chromosome 26, FALCON_Pclarkii_2.0, whole genome shotgun sequence contains:
- the LOC123756796 gene encoding zinc finger protein 208, which translates into the protein MDDKHVNDASAHKRILIGNLHSSLMPDSPASISQVMTQYTATGPTGSNSRTSSSQSSSLQLSFLQTSSLQTSEFCELSTKLDRESLMKVNSMLVQPSRYLEDVPIFGIGEAEGEVPHTDLPVANIDLTARMSILGLPSNLEGKGETSSGILASVVDGGESKETKMDLLNSAPFLVSEEGVMFQCFPISEKEVIIVSLNDSSLIINDSVAGHLPAISESNSGGSSSHLRICPLNNTSTESKVGDAEKKVNISLIQPMDGAISGTSSQDVTSSVILSSNEHESSYNTPAYDMTPSSVLMKNCASGHIKHVGNTVINSLPHVPTNIVQCSNVAVNRKGKLNCMAEGAKESCQKETEITHATIYTPFLRKPRNLAADSEEQMSSAGFKCSMCSDILPCAATLRHHLVKQHQQKDIKSFLCFLCKHECWSESQQDWHLRVHHGIKNKAVACFVCGAQLSTPTERKAHVRKHLATLTCPSCSLKFSAQHQLVAHVKQHLEKLRPHCCLLCGARFSHAGTLQVHSWRHRPQKCTEEGCRHVTEDESWLVVHLQNQHTLTGRQIQSIIAVRNASDHNMDLLLGKYSSLYEIPSTGLSSYNSEKCFTSDDLKSSSTGGSAGQLKHAESERLTSCSDQQSQAAVDEDCNIFKDVVNCLVETVAIVEEEQKKGLRREEEILQKVTEEGPTMHRCGLCNIYLPSAEELAAHKSGHNQAIICLKCQKSFLSVKQLKRHMTVHNSQEGSKDEAEKHRVPHEYRCLECGKICASESALSRHRGTHARSLGRHQCQTCKRRVRTRNQLTEHMARVHKINHESKKLQCPMCDRRFTSKIHLESHLLAHGEREPLWSCDKCDRNYVRPRSLQRHMAMHDHKYVCSTCNESFNSAHRLSVHSRIHDPSHKKRLSCPKCPQQYAYESQLQVHMRIHTGEKPYVCETCGKCFKRIQQCHAHHRMIHGNHKETCVECGKTFGDKTNLLRHRLMVHYHLKRWVCGVCAQSYAYSQDLRNHLQKQHSLEFERLDGTNKRSRHEVYVVPELGSQDLSQAVQRAVESVCALEHRKVQQVLCSTSSSLKKSRKTEIENSEDVDNPDDPALLHDNPLTIASLVVNDPPPIKETAVTATSILVPSATIAIPTVIEASHIQTEEKTGQTATTEREVQGFVRLTGINCVECGVETTTPLQCGPCGAFMCSQAHLDIHAASNHRVMFQCSVCGVHYGSQGECVAHVTAAHSSHLLAVQGGATTYLPQQPSQSIQINGGGTLPPQLYMPLAHSQPVPQGLVQVAGHSHQVPLVIAPATANAAEHQIETNNVILQYPNVNSLSASFPILPHSAVVDSTRNPGKQPIFTMTGVLSGHQQTLPRNLRKDGHTLDKQEKQPGPSVCAITFPSSNDGGLMLPTGEASSINFSSVQNITSLPTIFPRTNSNGENSTFLMGDVSINTQTNDSEPVLLVGSLPFSNISTGSPAVLSQHKQCNLSNQTSTSVASVLLTLAEASPNGPAAPLVPSDLPRVTEEEVKQDSPIITRNMPLQKTWEEEEPNTGDGSNLLQSLVELPVSAEEGNPSSGSSSLPNVQVPESICTQEPPHEVSVEIIQPRPRRSKAQSKKAKLHWEKAVSRTKRGAEDQPSNSADVNLAFQCSTCGKNFQSKACLERHQRTHNGQRFKCQLCDKAFTEKYNLKTHMLMHTHERPHVCNQCPKSFRYIRDLKEHKRNHEGSRPHVCKICEKGFVRWRDYTRHYREQHGTQRHQCQICGSSFKRRLYLETVHMRTRHPQVDESTEEKSARDQSKLNKKETNETKETHICRICGRAFARARYLTSHLRTHSRRADYVRCPRCPRMFTSERTLKVHTEAFHDRETNNTGFNESNRKQMPVQSVFPELEQPQTSNISVSKPSVPNTASSSAPNTSQSIMTSRLAPLSSSEVASHLLQPPSHVITEHPSHCSGEELERSIQDEVVGLTIWPRYAISIDVPRK